Part of the Ursus arctos isolate Adak ecotype North America unplaced genomic scaffold, UrsArc2.0 scaffold_4, whole genome shotgun sequence genome, TGTAGACATTTGGGTCAGGAACAGAAGGCAGGGAGGTGACTAAGAGCTCTCCCCTCCTTTATTCAGCATCTGAGGGTTGCAGATGCACCGGGAGATCTGTTGGGTAAGGCATCGGGCATGCCCAggcttagtaaaaaaaaatagtacataaaAGCTCAGCTATTCCATCCATTAACTACTGCAAGCGAGGTTCGTGGGCAAGTGCATCGGTTTATTCAGCGGTGGACTGCGACACATCTACAGGGTGAAGGATCGATCCAAACGAGAACAGATTGATTGATTACAGGTATGAAAGCCTAAAGTAATTATCTTTttgcaaaagaaatattaaatcatttaacaGTTCCCATGTGTTAATGTTTCAGATGTATTTGTACCATAACGTGTAACATAATTGTGTAACAAAAGTCTACAATAAATCTTTTAGTATTTGCGATGGGTTTTTCTGAGTTCAAAGCACTATGCTTTGGAAGCTTCTTCCGTTAGGTCCAAAGTAGCTGGGATGGGGGGCAGAGGTCTAGGTATTTGTGTGTTTACATTAATTCTGCCACTTCTTCCCAAAAAGAATTTACAGCTATGCAAGATAAAGGATTACAGTTACataaaagtctgaaaaaaaaatttggaagatgcACGTTGACCCCGGAAATAAGGATTTCTGACAGCTTGGGGCAAAGGCAAACTGGCTAATGGAGCTCTGAGCCTCCTCCAAGCCAAGGCAAGGAGGGAAACCGCGCCTCTTGTCTTACAAAGCAGCACGCTGATCTGTCCGGAAAGCTGGAATTGGTCTCTGCTGAGTTCTGGAAGAAATTACTCCTGTGACACAGTCCTGCTGTGACCATCTGctagcagaatggctaaaaaaataaaaataaccgaAGATGCAGAAACATTTCAGAAAGGACCACTTTTTACATCTACCCTTAACAAGACTAAGGGCTTTGAAAGCTTTGGTTCTTCAAAGGCAGGAAGTTCTGCAGGGAAGAGGCATTGTGAGAGAGTCCAAGTCCGTAGCTTTCTTCGGACCAGACTTTGCATCAACCTTCAGGGAACTGAGTGTCCGGAGGAAGGAGAATAGGGGCATTGCTTAGGCTCCTTTCCTGAATGTTGATCTCAGCCACAGTTTTGACGGTGCCACAGGACAGAGGTTCAGGACCCAGGCAGGCTCTCAGCTGGGGACTCCCTCTTACTGACGGAAGCCTGTGTGAACAGGGCTGGCCGACTTGACCCCCCTAAAGGGGAGGTTCCCCCGTCTGCCCGGGGTGGCCTACAGGGTCAAGGTTTTTCAAAAGCTGCTTTTTGGAGTTTGACCTAAAACCCTGGTGTTAGTACAGGTATGAGTGAAAGTATTCCCATTTGACTGGGTTTTCTGAGTTTTGAAGCACCATGGAGCACAGAGGCAGGACCTTGGTCTCAGTGACTTGGGTCTTCGGGGGCGTCCCTCTGCTCGGGCCTCACGGTGCATCCTCAAGGCGGCTGCTGGCAGTGCTAACACTGGTCATGGAATCACTGATACTGAAACGCTTGCTTCTGGCTGAAATTAGCTAACagattgaactttttatttttaaaaacattactctTTACAGAATTAATACAAAAATGCTTATTACATAGAAACTTTAGCAAATATAGTAAGgtgtaaaaaatttaaagttaccCATAATTCCCCTTCCCAAAGATAACCATTAGTATTCCActgcattttcctctcttttacaTGTGTGTGTGACATGTGGGTTGGTACCACACGCTTGAGACTATTGTGTCATTGCTTTGGAAGGCCACTCCAGTAACATGATGTTACGCCTCCCTACGACCTAGAGTGGGCAGGAGGAAGTTCCTTCTTCAGAACCCCGGTCTCCTAATAATGAAGCCTGGAAGAGAGGATTATTGAGTTGGGGGTTTTATGGAAAGCTGTCTGCTCTGGTGCCTTCCAAAAAGGTCCTTGGGCATGCAGTCCACCTTCAGAGGCAGGCCGGGTGAGGCAGGGGCGCTCCCGCTGCTGCAGGGCCAAGGCTGCCAGGAAAGGGAGGCCTGTGGTAGCTGGGTGAGGTCAGCCTTTCGGTCTGGTCTGCAGCCTCTGGGGGAGAGAAGGGTGACACAGGCAGGCTCTAGGGAAAGGGGCTGTTGTGTCAGTGGCATCAGATGGGCCAAAGCTGCAAAGGAGAATAGAGCCAGccccctggggaaggaggaggggggcctGGGCAGGAAAGGACAATTGTCACGTCTGTGCTTTGTGGGCCATTCACTGTTCTAATAAGCACCCTGCCTATAAACAGGAACTGTCTTAGCAAGGTGGGGGTGTTCTTACTCCGCAGATAAGCGGAAGCTGAAACTGCTCACAGCTAGTGAGGAGAGAAGTCAGAAGCCAGGATCTGAGCCCCAGACTAGCTTCAGAGATGGTCTTTTCACCCTAGACTCGGAGGGGCGGTGCACATGAAAGAAGGGAGGATGGTGTGTCCTGTGAACACTGCGAACGACACCACTGTGGCTGGCAGTCCAAAGAGAGAGACCTTAGGATTGGTCAGCCTCCAAGGGGCAGCCAGTAAGAGCCATGATCCGCCAAAGCCCAAGAGGAGGATAAAGATGAATGAGAAGGCGCTCCAGgttcataattaaagaaataagctAACAAGGAACTGTAACAGTGCACTTTTGCATTTTAGTAAAATCCGAGATTATACAGTTAATCTGTTCATTTCCCAGAGTGCACAGCAGCACTCTCTCCTCTTAGAAACATCTAATATGCCAATGAAGTCTGAAATAATAGAATCCTTTGTGTAAGCATATGGTTTTGGTTCTGCCTTTATAATGATTCAGAGCATTTCCTTTGCTGCACTAAGAGGAAGGCGGTGCCAGCCAGAGCCAGCCCCTCCGAGGGCCCAGTGCCGCCAGTCTGAAGGGCTGGGGAACGGGGGTGCCGGCGCCTGCGACTTCAGGAAATGTTCGCCAGATGCCGTGCGTGAGGGCTGGAAAGGGAGGAAGATCCAAAGGGAAATCCTTGAGTTTCCCTACCAAAAACTGCCCTGAGCCCATGCCTCTCATCTCTAAGAGGGGACAGAAACTCCTTCAAATGTCTGACCGCCGGCTGTGCAAACTGGGCCAGGCTCCCTCCGTGTGGCACGTGGGCTGGGACTTACCGGCAAAGGAGGCAGCTTTCCAAAGCCGACAGCTGCCGCCTCACAGTGCACTCCCCCAACTGTAagtgagagagcagggtgggagtCATCTAGGTGTAGATAACGTGTTAAAGTCTTTCAGGGAATGAGGCTAATGCCACTTCGTCCCAAAAAAGCTCCCAGTTCTTTGCCAGTGTGTATGGTGTTCCCTTCTAGTCGTCAACTGTAAGGGAAAAAACTGGAATTAGTAATAAAATGTGGGGCTCAGAAACCTATAAGGTCAATGTCATTCATTACTTCACTCCTCACAAGAAGCCTTTTGTTAAAATATAAGGGTCATCTGGGCCCTACATTATATCTTTGAAAATTGAAACCCTATGATTGAGATACTCTGTTGCTTTTGGAAATGACATCCTAGTTACTCAGCATCACCATGAGTCACGTGCAGGTGATAACCCAAGATTTCTTCAACCCGAACGCGTGGGGCCGTTTGTAGGCATCTCCAAGGAGCTCCCTTGGGTTACCGTAGGTTACGACGTCCTCATGCAGCCTGGAAAACAACCAAGCGGACATTCCTGGTTCTTTCAAGCACGTGTTACGTCCATATTCCTCAGCCTGCACAGACCAATTCAGTTTACAACAGAATTGATCCTTAAGTGCTTCAGATTTAAAAACTGAAGGGTGGCCAAAAgaggcaattaaaaaaagatctgaagCCTTCTGTACACTTGTGGAGGGACAGGAGGATGGTTGAGGCCAAAGCCGAGCTGGGTGGTGCCATGTCCGTCTGCGCCTCTGGTCTGCGCCAGGCCCACAGCCCGGGCGGTGCCCTCAGCAAGAGAGACGGGCCCTTCCCCTCAGACAGCAGAGGGCCAGTCCCAAGATCTCACCCCAGTCCCCGAGCGGCTGAGGAGAGCCCCATCTTGGCGGCAGTGGTTCTGATTTCCGCTGTGGCCAGTCACACATTGAGGATCCGGGGAGCTGAAGCCTGAAAGATGGCTGATGGGTTAGGGGTGAACTTCTTCCTCCCCTCAGGGGCCTGAAAAATGAAATGTGGCTCCATATCAGTGTGTCTTTCCCCCAactttccctccccaccacctcccacccccacctccaggaagAAAATTCCTGCCTCCTGTCCTCTTTGTCCTCCAAGAGTTGGGACTGCTGACCTGAAGGGTCTGTGGGGGAAACATGCAGGGGACAGGGTCACCACAATAGTGTCACATATGGCACCTGGACCTTCCGTTCTCCCTGAAGTCTCCTTTGGGTGGAATCAAGAAGCTGAACAGTCCCAACCTCTCTTGCATCTTCTCTCTGACATGAATGCCAAGGGCGTGGAAGGCTCATCATTAGTGCTTAACGGTCAAGGGTAAGATTGGGATTTAGGAGGAAAAGGGACACCCTGCTGGCCAGAAAGCTGGCATTAGGGAGATACCCACCTGCCAGGAACAAAGGATCACTCTGGCTCTCTGCTGAGGGAGGACTGGGTGCTCAGACGCTACTGTCCTTGGCCTTAATGCCACTTTGCACCATCAAAATCCAAATCCTAGTCCCTAACCTGGAAAAAGGGCCTCTGTTCCCGCACCGTCTGCAGCGGggagcccagcccctggccctgccACACCCGTTCCAGTCTGACCTGGAAGCTGCCCCCAGGGCTGCTGTCCCATCCAGAGCTGCGGGTTGTGATGACTGTGGCGGGTCTTGCCTTTGTGGGTCTTGGCGGCTTCACTCCAGTCCAGGCCTGGAACTCCTGTCTGGAATACAGAATACGGTCGCCACCTGGCTCAGGGTCAGTCCTCACTCCTCCTGACTCTAGGGGCCACCGCCACTGTCCCGTGCTTCTCGGAATGTCCTGGCCAGTCCCCACTGCTAAAATCCTGCTCTGGGTCCAGGCGCGAGCACCTGGTATGTGCTGGGCATTGGAAACCAAGTCCCAGCCCTTCCTTCAATGCTCCCTCTTTTGCCTCCAGGCCACTTTAGGGGGGCCCGAGACACCCAGAACCAGTGCAGGTCGGTCAACTCCAGCCCAGGTCATGGTGGCCCTTACCTCCACAGGAGGTGCTGGCCTAGTGCCCAGGACAGCAAAGGTCTGTACCTGGTTACAACTGAGAAGGAAAAATACGGTTCAGTATTAGGTTTACTTTTTAATAACCGGTCTTATTAGCGACTGTCTAACCACCCACAGGCTGGTCCGGCTTCTGCAGGGCACCGTGCACACAGGATGCGGAAGGGGCCGGGGCTGGCGGGCGGGGCTGGCTCCCCAGACAGAAGTGACAAGGCTGGCACAAGTCAGCTCCGTGTTCTTGGAGTACTTTTTTTAGAgacggaaggggcagagggagaatctcaagccgactcccggCTGAACTCCCCGCTGGACAGGGCCCggtctccccaccctgagatcatgacctgagctgcaatcaagagctggacacttaactaagccacccaggtgcccctcagagtACATTTTTTGACAAAGATCTACTTCCTCAATTCCTCTGCACAAAAAAAGACCTATTTTAATTCTATCAACTCCCATGCTAGTGCGCTCAGGAAGGCAGAGACCTGCTGTGTCCATACGAGCACCTGGCCAAGGCAGTGTTCTGTAGAAAGGGTCCAGCTGGCCAGGGGCAGCACCCACATGTGGGCTGGATCCATTCTTGTCCATCCCACCCACGGCCCTGGCTCGGTTTCAGGCCCAGAAGTCAACAAAGCTGCCTTTTCTCCTCGGCAGCAGCACAGCTGGGCACCCCTGGGCCAGCCTCTCGTGTAGGGAGCAGCTGTGTCTGTCCGTGGTTGGCACTCAGGGGTGCCAGGAGGCAAGCTGGGCCAGGGCCCTATCAGCTCACTTTTGCTTCTGAAGCTGCAAGGTTCCAAAGACCAGCTGCCCAAGCCATCTGCCATTCTGTTTCTCCTGGGGAAGCAGGTCCTCCCCTGGGTGTGCCCTTCTGTCCCCAAACTGAGTTGAGCCTTGTGCCTGGCAGCCCAAGCCTGTCAccccagggtggctgcaggggtCCCAGCACAGAAAACGACCAGAGCCAGGAACTAGAGCAATGCCCCCTGGCTGTtcctggggcagggctggtgcCAGAGACCAGTGAGGGAAGCTGTCgtggggacagagaagggacCTCAGACCTAGAATCAGCAGGACCCGCTGcctgctggggagaggaggagggcagatTTATGGCTCTGAGCCAAGTTCAGCAGTGGTCCTGGGTCTAGGCCAGAGTTGGGGGTATGGGGACCCAGGAGTCAAGCTCTGgctatttctgttttacagatgaggaaagggtcagagaggtcaagtgacttgccaaGTTTATACCCCAGGAAACGAGAGCTCCAGTGAGTTCCAACTCCTGGCAGTAGCTTTCCACCACCACAGGCCACAGCTCAAGAAACGAAGGGATTCAGAGCGGCAGCATCTTAGGAAGTGCGGTCTTGGGGAGATGATCTATGGGAAATTCTGAGCCTGGTTTTTGGTACTTGTTAAGCAGAGAATAACAACTTGAAACTTTGATATCACTGGAGCTGGGAGGACCCAGCAAGACGTTCAAACCCACCATCTGCTCAACACAAGTGAGAGGCCGCTTCTAAGAGCCCCGCCTTTGCTTGAATATTACCAATGAGGAGGAGCTCAGCACCCCGAGGCCACTCACTCCATCATCAGTCCATTGGAATTTTAGAAAGCTCTTCCTTCCCTGAGCTGAAGCTAGCTCCCCACCAGCTCTGCCCTGGTCCTGTTCCTGGCCTGGGACATCAGTCATTTGAAGGTGCTGCACACCCAGGCCCTCAGGCCTTGCACACCTCTCACCATTCAGGCCCCTCCAGCTGGCTCACCACCAGCACACAGCAGTCCGAACCCTCCACAGCCTGGCGAGGGCCTGAGCTGGGCTCAGTGTTGGCCCTGCCCCCAACGTTCCCCTGTGCATTTTAGCAGCTCAGCTCGAGTACGCATCAGTGAGCACGAGACCCATCCATCAGGTTCCTGACAAACTGCATGCCCATGAAGGAACCCCTGGGGAGACAGAACCTTCTACACGTCTTGATAATTACTCTATGGAAATTCTACCTTAAtacaattgattttaaaaataataaaactgagggGGAAAGTTAACACCTTTTTGCTCCTTTAATTCCACAGGTCGTAATTTCTAAAGAAATTGATATGAGCAAAGACAGCTAGCTTTAAGGATGCTCAtcacagaaatttttttctctctaaaaatggttttttaaaggTAACACGtgtacaagttaaaaaaaaaaaaaacaaaaacagttcttAAGAGGGTGAGAAGTCAGTGCCCTTCCACCCCCAGCAgcatcccttcctccccccacttctctccccCAAGGTTCCTGTGTTTCCACACATCCCTCCAGGGATAACCTATGCTTATTTGAGCAGAAACGTgtatatcggggcgcctgggtagcgcagtcgttaaagcgtctgccttcggctcagggcgtgatcctggcgtaccgggatcgagtcccacatcgggctcctctgctgtgagcctgcttcttcctctcccactccccctgctgtgttccctctctctctggctgtctctctgtcacataaataaataataaaaaaaatctttaaaaaaaaaaaaaaaaagaaaaaaaagaaacgtgtATATCAATAccccttttaaaaacacaaatagcaGACACACTGttacacattttgttttcttgacaCGTACCCATCCACCATTCTCCAGCCCTTCTGCTGTCAGCACACGCTAGGCCTGCCAGGAGCCCATCCTGGGGCAGAGCTATAATTAACCAGCTCCATCGGCAGGCGGTAGGGCTGGCTCCACCGTCTGCAGTACAGGGTTGTAACATACCTTCTATTCCTTAGCTCCCACCCCACATTCACGAATACTTGCAAGGAAAACTCCTGGACATGAAGTACTGGatcaaaagaaatgtttttaatggtCCCTAATTAGATCCTAAATATTCAATGTGGACAGATTAATAATTggacatatatattaaaatatggacAAATGTATATATCCCTAGGATAAAACACTGCACATCTACTAAAATTCGTGTTGTAAAAAAAATACCTAGTAACATTAAGAAATCCAAAATTGATGGAAAAATGTGAACAGAATCTAAACCTATAAGAATTACAAATGGGTATGAACTCAAAGGTTAAGGATTAGAAATCACTACCAGTTTGGATGGGGTTACAGGAATTAATTTGTTGTAATTTCTGTAATTGCCAGTTTTTCTACGGTGAGtttatattacttttgtaataggagaaagaagaaagccctCAGTTGTCCAGGGGCAGAGCtaaggtgggggcagggtggaccCATAGATCTCAGTCACTCAGTGAGATCCCTAGGGGGCCACCTACCGGGAGCCCTGTTTGGTCCTCACCACCAATGCCTccacagggggcagggggcagagggagctccGGCAGTTGGCCTGCACGCACCCTGCCTATGGCTAGGCCCACCTGGTGGAAGTTAAAGCAGATTTTAACTCAGTTGAAGGCAGGGCTTTCTGATAGGGCTgccggagagggagagaggggagtgggCTGTGAGCAAGGTAGTGAGCTCACTGTCAGCAGAGATGCTCGCTCATTCACTCTGAGGCTGGTCAGGGAGCAGCGAAGGTGCGAAGGCGACACCTCGCCCGGGGACCAAAGGGGATGACCTCCGAGGCCGCCTACAGCTCTCCAAGTGGTGTGGGATGCGGGCTCCAggtgcctcctccctccccaccaagcTGGTCCTCACGGTTCCCGGCCTCCGTTTCCTCCTACCATGGGATCCGGACTCGACGCGCTCCCCTGCCCGAAGCCCCATACCTGTAAGATGTGGTCACCGCAGCCGAGTCCGTGTCGCCGATGGGGAGCACGTAGACACCCTGGCCAGGGGCTGCCGGGGGCTTGTTCCTGCGGCCGCCCGCACTCGACCCGCGCCCCTGCGGAGCATCTCTGGGCCCCGCGGGCGCCGTCCACACGCCGAAGTCCCGCTGGTACTGAGTGAGTGGCACGTCCCGGCCAGGGTCCCTGGCGCCTGCAGGGGACGGGCCCCTGCGGGAAGCGGCGCCGCCTGGGCCCGGCTCCTCGCTCTCGAGGTCCGAATAGCCGTGCAGGGTGAGCGGCACCGCCACGTCGGAGCGGTCCAGCTGGTTCCAGCGCCGCGCCAGGCAGCAGAGGCGGCTGATACAGGGCCACGCCATGCCGGCCCCGGTGCCCGCCGCTCGGGTCCCCGCGCTCCGGGCCGCACCGCCCCCGCCCGGCGtccccgcccccgcggccctcccCGCGCCGCCGCAGCGCCGCCCCCTGGCCTCGGGGAGGCCGGCCGCGGAGGGGGAGGGCTCGGTGACGGCCCGGCTTGGCCCGGGCACGCGCGGGCCACGGAAGAGCGCGGACCGGTGGGCGCAGAGGCGGCGAGGTGGGTATGCGAGGGCGGGGGTGCCCAAAAACGCCTGTAGGCATTCACTAGTGTCTACCGTGAAGGTTTCATAATTTAATCCAAAGTTCCATTAATGCTATTTTCTAAATCGGACCTGGTTTCGCCGAGAGCGAGAGCCAGGTGGCAACGATCCCGTCGCGATCGTCCTGGGCCGGCGCGGGCGCAGTCCGCCGCTGCCAGGGTGTTGGGGCTCGCAGAGCGGCCGGGGCTGCCGCATTTGTGCTAGGCTGCTCCGCGCACAGAGCGGAGGTGCCGCGATGCGGGCATCGCAGGGCAGACGGGGGGCCATGCTTCCAGAGGACACGTGTTTGAATCAGCCAGTGAGTCACTCTTTGCCTTTACGATGCTAAATTTGTAACAGCCAATTCAGTTTTCATTGAGAAGTGGCATTAGCCCTCAACTGACCTTACCCTGGGTTCCAAAATCCCTCATTTTAAAGCATGGCAACAGAAGACTTGGCGTTATAAAGCTGCCTACAAGTCTTTGGCCATTGTATTATAAAAATTCCCTTCCCTACTGTGCAcgcattctttttttattgcaaaGTTTGGGGAATCCTCCAGGCTAAAGGTCAGTCTGTTTAATGCATGACAGGGCACCAGAAACAACTCCCTGGCCACACTCAAAAGACTTCCTGAGTATTTGACACATGCCCTCAATGTGCACTGCAGACCAATGACTAATTAATCACACTACTGAAACAGCATTAATTACCCAGAGTTCCATCTCCAGCATATACTTGAACGGTCTCCAGTCTGCATCTTAGAGAAAACTGCAGTGCAGCCCTGACCAGTCAGAATACAGATTCCTCTCCCAAACCATCCCCTCTCAGCTAACCGTCATAGCAAAGTGACAGCTGCCCTGGTCAGCCCATGGCtcaggaggcagcaggagaggagcaCACCGGGAAGACACTGGGAGGTTACACACCTGCTCTCCCTGGGCTGGGCAAGCTGTCTGTGTGACCTCCATGCTCCAGGGCCCTGGGTTAGCCACTTGGGACATTTGGTGACTACAATACTCCATcctgcaggaaaaagaaaaaaaaaaaaaaaagatagctctTCTTTTTTATCGTCATTAAGCAACAaagagcacttactgtgtgcctggaATAATGCTGGGGGACTCCAGGAGGTTTAGTGTAGTAGGCGACAACAGAACTGGATAAAGTGGAAGGGGTGGGGCTGGTCAGGCTGGTTTCAAATGCAGGGTAGGGGGCTGGATCACGGAGAGCCTCGGGAGCCATactgaatttaaaagtttaatcaTGGAGGACAATAGGGAATGAAAATAGTGTTTTCAGCACTCTGTGGCCGTATGACAACACATAAGGAATTAGAGACCAGCCGGAGAATAGCCTCAACAGTCCAGGTTAGAGACGAGGGGCTGAACTAAGGCACCGGCACGGGGAATGGAAGGGGCACTGGATTctagaaataagagagaaaggaatctaGAATGGCTCCCAAGTTTCTGGCTTCCAATTGGTGAGATCACTCCTTAAGCCAGGAGTGATATCTGAGGTGCCTATACAGTGGGGTCCCAGCACCTGAAACCGTACCTGGCATGCAGTAGATAGATGCACGTACTGAGGATGGAGAGGGTCCACGGGCCCAGAGTTCAGAAGACATCCTCATGAAGAACACgaagccagggcagggggagtgagacGAGACAGCTGCATTCCTGGGGCACAGCACTGAACAGGCCCATAGAGGAGGCACAGCCCGAGAGACACACATGGCCTTGGGGTGCTCAAGTGTCAGCAGAGAAGCCACAGTGAGAAAACACCCTAGCAGGCAAAGAGTAGGGACAACCGCCAAAGCTACAGACAGTAAGGCTCGTGCTTCCAGGGCTGGGCTCTGCCCTTCACAAGGCCTCTCACGGGGAGAATGGCGCTTGCCTGTTCAAAGGCGCCAGCAGGAGGGATGTTTCAGGCGGAGCAGTGATTCAGGGACTCGACCTTCTAAATTGCTCCCTCCCTAACCatcacaaagcaggaaaacatgTCCTCATGGCCTGTGTTCCTAGTGTGCCCACAGTGAGACATCAGTTTCATTTTGGACTCCATACGGAATGTCCATGTGATCTCAGCCTCCCATCCCATCTCTGAGAAATGCTTCTTGCCTCATCTGTAGATCACAGGGCTGTTAGCGGAGTATGTTCAGAAACGTCACAGCACAGCAGCGTGACCCTGAGCAGCTCCCACACAGAGCCACCCCAATTCCTTACCAGCAAAATGAGGGctaggttaaaaaaacaaaacaccgaCCTCCTGGAAGTGACATTAGTTTAGGATAGAATCCTTTCTGCCTGGTAAGAATAACTGGCATTTCACACTAGAGAAcaatctggggggaaaaatatGAATTGTCAAAACCTAGACAATTCCCATGCGTGGGGACATGCTGCCATTCAGCTCAGCACTGTGAGGTAGGCACGACTCCCTCCTTTCCCTAAAGCCCGACCCCCTCCAAGACAGATGGCTGCGCTCCTCTCCAGGTGCAAGAACTGGTATTACCTCCTGAGGCCACCAAAGACTGAACACTCTCCCATAAATGATCTCAACAAATACTACTAAACTCTCAACGTGCATTTCCTGAAATAACTGTCAATCATGAGGGTAAACGAGAAGTCTACTACAGGGGAGCTGTTCTGTGACCACTGTCTGCTATCCCAGTACGACGCTTCGATTCAAAGAATGTACGTTTTCAAATGTAAGATGCAACTAGGCTCAGATTCAAGTGTGAATTTATCCAAGATATTTCCTTCTAACTCTTAATTTAGCTACAGTTTTAATCTAGAAAGCAAAGCCTAAAAATAGCTTGTTGTATATGCCACTCACTGCCAGAAAACATTACCTTTCTtgggaaaatgtagaaaatactaCAGCTGTTATTTCAGTTCACACCAGACAGAAGATactcttaactttttttttttaacctgctgACCAACCAAAGGGGTAGGTGAGTAAGCAGAGATGCAAGAAGGCCGAAGTACAAGAACAAGCATCTCTGAGTCTGAATCAGGTCTTTCCCTGTGCACTCCCGCCAAGTTCACGGCTCAAACTACGTCAAATATACCAACAGCAAGATTCCAGGGCAGCAGTAGTGCTGTTCAAAAGGGACACACACCCTGTTTACAAACTAGAGATATAAACCTTTATTTCACAACTTTGTCATAATTCACTTTCTAATAAGACATGTACTGGAGACAGAGTTTAAAATACTGGGAAGCTAGATGCTGGGTGTCTTCCAGGCAGGAGCAAAGATGTGGTCATCACTCCAGGGCCGACGTGTTCCTGGGGCTCTCCGGGCAGCATGGGCCCCACGCACCAGTAGCGTCCAATCCCAGTTTTACTTAGAGCCGCCGCCTTTTTTGGGGCTGTTAGTCCTCATTTCATGCCAAATTTTCACTAGTGGCTCCCTGTTCTTCCAAATGAGTTCATGACCATAAGTAATATACcatctggggaaaagaaaaacaaaccaggtTCAACTCAAACAGTATGACATACAAATGTTAAGTACCATGAGGATATCaagttgatatttaaaaaactgaatgccATGGTCATTTACTATCTTGACTATTAAATAGCTGATTATTTGATGTAGATCGATGATTCGCCCTTAAATGGAGTCCAGAAAAGGCCGAAGTGGGATGGGCTACGTGCGGCACACACTACTGCTGACGCACCGCCGCAATCACACACCAGCTCCCAGGAAGACACGAGGAACCCAAGTCTCAGGGAAAGCAATCTGCTCAGGGGCTAACAGCTTCTAAGTGGTCAAAGACTCACCTGAAGGTCAGATTCTAAGCCTGGTCTCCACTACATAAAAGAAATGTCAGCATTCAAGGTCACTAAAGATGGCATCAAtaggttttttggggttttttttaaagattttatttgatagagcacaaatagggggaggggcagagggaggaggagactccccgttgagcatccggggctcagccccaggaccctggcttcaggacctaagccaaaggcagacgtttaaccaactgagccacccagccaccctgaTGGGCTTCAGTAGTTTAAGTGCTTCTCATCAGCTTCCACCTGGCTACACAAAGGGTCATCTGCTGATCCAAattctgcccatcttttaaaatacagttccAATCCCCATTCTGCTATTCAAAACTGCCTAAAAGCAGCCTGAAGCTATGAGCTGAGGAAGCTGAAGCACCGAGAAGTTTAG contains:
- the MAP6D1 gene encoding MAP6 domain-containing protein 1, whose amino-acid sequence is MAWPCISRLCCLARRWNQLDRSDVAVPLTLHGYSDLESEEPGPGGAASRRGPSPAGARDPGRDVPLTQYQRDFGVWTAPAGPRDAPQGRGSSAGGRRNKPPAAPGQGVYVLPIGDTDSAAVTTSYRQEFQAWTGVKPPRPTKARPATVITTRSSGWDSSPGGSFQAPEGRKKFTPNPSAIFQASAPRILNV